The nucleotide window GCGCGGGTGGAAGACGGGGCGGGCCCGGGGGCCCGCTACGGCAGGGTGGTGTGCCAGACAAGGTGCCAGCCCCGGCCCTCCGCGGCCAGACAGGCCTGGTGGCCGGGCACGGCGGCCAGGTCCAGGAGGCGCCAACGAGCGGCTTCGGTCGGATCGCCATCCAGCTCCAGCAGACGCGCCTCCCCCTCCACGGTGGCCGTGAACCGCGGAAAGGCCGCGAGCCCCTCGCCGAGCGCCTTGGCCAGGGCCTCCTTGCGGGCCCAGACCCGGAGGAAGCGGGCGGGTCGCTCGGACGGCGGCGCGGCCGCCAGGGCCTCCCGCTCGGCCGGTGTGAACGAGACGCGCGCCAGGCCGTCCGGGTCCTTCAAGGGCCGTTCCGCCTCCAGGTCCACCCCCACCCGGCGCCCCCGGGCCACCGCCAGCAGGAGCCACTCCCGCGTGTGGGAGAGGTTGAACTCGAGCCCCGACCCCGGCAGCGACGGCTTGCCGCGGGGCCCGATCTCGAAGTCCAGGCCGGTCGGTGCGGTGCCCGACAGCGTCCCCAGGACCCATCGCACCGCCCCGCGGGCCCATCCCCGGCGCCGGGCGTCCTCGGGCCGCCGGAAGCGCGCCAGGTCGGCCCGGTCCGCCTCCGTGAGCACGCCCTGCAGCGCGGCACCCCAGCGGGCGTCGGGCGCCAGAGGGAGGCGCCACAGGTGGATCTCGTCCTCCGGCAGCGACCATCCCGGCCCCAGGACGCGGGGGTTTCCGCCCGGGACGGGCGCGTCTACCATGTGCCGCGGCCCGGGATCCGACCCCTCGCCGCTCCGCTCCCGTCCGGCACGCCGTTGACCCTCCTCCGCTCCGTCCTGTCCCTGCTTGAGCGCCGTGAGCGTCTGCAACTGGGCGTGCTGGCCGCCGGGCTCGTGATCATGGGCCTCCTGGAGATGGTGGGGGTCGCGTCCATCCTGCCCTTCATGCGCCTGGTGGCGGATCCGGGCGTGCTCGAGCGCAGCGGGTGGCTGGCGGATCTGCACGCACGGCTGGGATCGCCCGAGCCCGGGCGCTTCCTCTTCCAGGCCGGGCTGTTCCTGCTCGGGATCATCGCGCTCAACAACCTCTTCAACGCCGTCACGTCCTGGTACCTGTTCCGCTTCGCCTGGGCGCAGAACCACCGGCTCTCGCTGCGCCTGCTCTCGCGCTACCTGGGCCAACCCTACGCGTTCTTCCTGGACCGCAACACGTCCGAGCTGAGCCAGAAGCTGCTCCAGGAGGTCAACTCCGTCGTCTCGGGCGTCCTGCTGCCGATGCTGCAGGTCGCGGCCCGGGGTGTCTCGGTGGTGCTGCTGGTCGTGCTGCTGGCGGTCGTGGATCTCCGCATGGCTCTGCTGGTCGCGCTGATCTTCGGCGGCTCCTACGGGCTGGTCTACCTGCTGCTGCGGCGGCGTCAGTACCACCTGGGCGTCGAGCGCTTCACGCAGAATACCGCCCGGTTCTCGGTGTCGCGCGAGGTCCTGGTGGGCATCAAGGACGTCAAGTCGCTCGGTCGCGAAGCGGAGTTCCTGCGCCGCTTCGCGGAGCCCTCCTGGCGCTATTCGCTCGGCACCGCCCAGAACCAGATCGTGGGCCGTCTGCCGCGGTATGCGCTGGAGACGATCGCCTTCGGCACGGTGATCGTCATCATCCTGGCGCGGCTGCGCCAGGGCGGAGACTTCGCGACCCTGTTGCCGGTGCTCAGCGTGTATGTCTTCGCCGGCTACCGGCTCATGCCGGCGCTGAACGAGCTGTTCTCGAGCGTGGTGACCATGCGCTTCAACACCGCCGCGCTCGATCGTCTGCTCGACGACCTCTCCGGTCCCGACCCGGACGAAGGGCTCCGTCCCGAGGCCCGCGGCGAGATCGCCTTCCGCGAATCGATCGAGCTGGACGGCGTCCAGTTCCGGTATCCGGACACGCGCGGCTTCGCGCTGCGCGATGTCGACCTGCGGATCGAGGCCAATCAGGTCGTGGGCTTCGTCGGCACCACCGGTTCGGGCAAGACCACGCTCGTGGATCTGCTGCTGGGTCTGCTCGCGCCCACGGAGGGCTCGCTCCGCGTGGACGGCGTGCCGCTGGACGCACGCACGCGTCTGGCCTGGCGTCGACACTGCGGCTACGTGCCCCAGGACGTCTTCCTGTCGGACGACACGATCACCGCCAACATCGCCTTCGGCCTGCCCCCGGCCGAGGTGGACCCCGCAGCCGTCGAACGCGCGGCGCGCATCGCCCAGCTCCACGACTTCGTGCAGGAGCTGCCGGACGGGTATGCGACGGTCGTGGGGGAGCGCGGCATCCGATTGAGCGGCGGACAGCGCCAACGCATCGGGATCGCGCGTGCGCTCTACCACGATCCCGACGTCCTGGTCCTGGACGAGGCCACGAGCGCGCTGGACGGCGCCACCGAGGCGGCGGTGTTGGATACGATCCACACGCTGGCCCACACCAAGACCCTGCTCGTCATCGCGCACCGGCTCACCACCGTCCGGCCGTGTGACGTCATCCACGTGGTGGAGGCAGGGCGGGTGGTGGCGTCGGGGTCCTGGGACGACCTGGTGGCATCCAGCGAGCGGTTCCAGGCGCTGGGGGGCCGGTAGGCGGGACGGGGACGGGCCGCACCCCCCGCAGGTCCCCCCCTCCGAGGGGTGGCGGGCCCGGCGCCGAAGCGCCATGGTGGCTGGGACGTGGGCGGTTCCGCCCGCGAAACCCCCCTGTCCCTCCGTCCTTCGATTCGCGCCGGTTCCAGGTGTCCACCCACGCCCCGCCACCGCACGATGCTCCGGCCGGCCCCGCGCCTGGCCTGACCGCGTCCGAGCGCCGGATCTGGACCGGCCAGCGCCTGGATCCGGCCGCGCCGCTGTACAACATGGCGCTGGCGATCACCATCGAAGGCGCGCTGGACGTCCCGCGCTTCCAGCGCGCGTTCGCGCGGCTGGTGGAGGAGACCGACGCGCTGCGCACGACCTTCCCGGAGCGGAATGGTCAGCCGGAGCGGCAGGTGCACGCGTCGCCGAGCGGGACGCTCGACATCGAGCACTGGCCACTGGCCCAGGTGGACGACGACGCCGTCGCGCAGCGGCTGGCGGCACGCACGCGCCGCCTCTTCGACGTGGCCACGGGTCCGCTGTTCGACAGCGTCCTCGTGCGACGGGCGCCCGATCTCCACGTGTGGTATCTGAACCAGCACCACCTGATCACGGATGCCTGGTCCGTGGGCGTGCTGCACCGCCGGCTCGGCGCGCTCTACGAGGCCGACG belongs to Gemmatimonadota bacterium and includes:
- a CDS encoding 4'-phosphopantetheinyl transferase superfamily protein — its product is MVDAPVPGGNPRVLGPGWSLPEDEIHLWRLPLAPDARWGAALQGVLTEADRADLARFRRPEDARRRGWARGAVRWVLGTLSGTAPTGLDFEIGPRGKPSLPGSGLEFNLSHTREWLLLAVARGRRVGVDLEAERPLKDPDGLARVSFTPAEREALAAAPPSERPARFLRVWARKEALAKALGEGLAAFPRFTATVEGEARLLELDGDPTEAARWRLLDLAAVPGHQACLAAEGRGWHLVWHTTLP
- a CDS encoding ABC transporter ATP-binding protein, with product MTLLRSVLSLLERRERLQLGVLAAGLVIMGLLEMVGVASILPFMRLVADPGVLERSGWLADLHARLGSPEPGRFLFQAGLFLLGIIALNNLFNAVTSWYLFRFAWAQNHRLSLRLLSRYLGQPYAFFLDRNTSELSQKLLQEVNSVVSGVLLPMLQVAARGVSVVLLVVLLAVVDLRMALLVALIFGGSYGLVYLLLRRRQYHLGVERFTQNTARFSVSREVLVGIKDVKSLGREAEFLRRFAEPSWRYSLGTAQNQIVGRLPRYALETIAFGTVIVIILARLRQGGDFATLLPVLSVYVFAGYRLMPALNELFSSVVTMRFNTAALDRLLDDLSGPDPDEGLRPEARGEIAFRESIELDGVQFRYPDTRGFALRDVDLRIEANQVVGFVGTTGSGKTTLVDLLLGLLAPTEGSLRVDGVPLDARTRLAWRRHCGYVPQDVFLSDDTITANIAFGLPPAEVDPAAVERAARIAQLHDFVQELPDGYATVVGERGIRLSGGQRQRIGIARALYHDPDVLVLDEATSALDGATEAAVLDTIHTLAHTKTLLVIAHRLTTVRPCDVIHVVEAGRVVASGSWDDLVASSERFQALGGR